AGCTTCACACTTTTATATAACCTCATTTCTATGTTGTTTGTATACATAAATGTGTAATATATAAAAACATCTTGGTAGATTCTGCAGAAAATCCATGTTGCAAATTAACAAAGCATGACTAGAAGCACGTAACACAAAGCTGTCAGGTTTCAACTGCCATAATGTGACAGACATGATGTGGAATTCTTTCCACCCAAGAAAATCTAGATGACAAGGCTTCTACACTCAAGGGAATTCCATGAAGTGTTCACATATGTATCAAAAAGAAAGTTCATAATTACCAAGTCATCATTTAAAGACTTCAGTGTTGGCTCCATTACAATATCTTTTGTTGCTGCCATCTGCTCCTCCACAGCTTTTTCCTGCACTGTGTTGaacaactgaaaatgaaataagcCAACACATGTAAGACTTGCTGTTTCTTATGGGTTATTGctctaacataaatagcaaatGCTGTCTGTCCCCATGAAACTCTTCTAACCTTGCAAATATTATCAGGCTGTTTATTTCTGATGCATACATTCCAtcatactgaaataaaaagctcaAGGCTGCTTCCTGAAGGCAGAATGATATAGAGCTTTTACAAAGagcacaaaaataaatcagtcaGTACTCAATGTCACTTACATAAATGTAGAGTACTCGTAGCTTACAACATACTTTATTTGCATCATTTGATTAACATTTGCAGCCAAAAGCTGCATATGTATTTTTGTATGTTATTTTCTTCAAGGGTGTTATGCTGAGGAAGTCATCTCTCCAATGAACCACTATGACAGACTGCACCAGCTATACTACTGGATCCTGAACCTTGAGAACTAGAAGCCCTAGGCTCAGCAAGCAATTGCAAGCGGTTTGCAAGTATTTTGTCTGTCTCACCACTTGATAACTCACCACATTACTCAATTTATCATACACATCCTAAACACTATTATTTGGGAAAATACTATATAAATGCCATAAATTTTTTCCACTGGGATTTTCACGTCTTACAGAGAAATTTACAGTCAATTGTTGGGGGCATGTTAAAGATGATACACAGTTTTGATTGAGCTCAGTATTGGAATTTCATGTTGGTCCAATACAACTAAGTCAAAGCCTGTCATGATGCCATTACCTGCACTACTTTGCGGATGATCCTGTTGAAGAGGCCCATCAGCTGACTGCTGGGCAGTTCTAACTCCTTTTCCAGTTGGTCCAGAGTTTTATGCTGTAGGCCAATCCCTAGAAAAAGGGCCTGAGGAAACAACATATATTTCAGCTATAAGAGGATTTTAGAgcatatacaaatatatattacTCTCTACACTCCCTACATTTAACCAAGTCCTTGCTCTGCTCAAGTAATATAAGGTTTCCCTGGTACAAGTGGAAGCTTTGCTCAGATGCAGTGGAACACCCCTGAATTACTCTGCAGATGGCATTTGCCACTCCATACTTAGTACAGACAGATGCCTTTCTCCTGAAGTACAGATAAAAGTGGAATAAAACTATAAGCAGGAGAAATCATGAAGGGGACTACAAAAGAAGCAATTAACTTTCATTAAAGATGACATGAAACAGGAAACTATTCCAAAAGTATATACACAAAGAGAGGTGAAGCATGGCTTGTTCTCACAGTGATACGTACCGACTgtgcagcagagagagagatatCACCCATCTGGTTGAGAAAGAACATCCTGGCAATGGTAGGTACCATATCCATGATGAGATGATAGTCCACCATGTTGCAAGagtacatctctaacctcttcaGGTCATATGGGATGAAAACTGATTCTAATTCAGCACGGCTGATGGCTGATGGGTACAAGAAAAAGACAGCAACATCAAGACTGCTCTTTGTAGCTATCCAGGATCTCAGTATTCAAGACGATTCTTTGTACCCCTGTAGCAGCAACCAAAACTCTTTCTGCAAGACAGATACTAAACCCCCCACAAGAGAGATTACCAAATTCTCTCAAGAGGATATTGAGAAAGAGTTCTTTGCTTTCAAGCCAGAAGTGACTGTTAGAACTGTCTTGTCTGGCTCCTTTTTTTACACTGCCTGTTTCCCCCCAGCAAGTGCTGGACAGCCCAATGGCATGCAGTTGAACTGAAGCCTTGCTCTTAGAAAGACATCACATTCCAACTTCCAAATTTCTAATAACAATGTTCTTCCTAAGAccctgagcaagctgctctgccTCCTGACCCTTGCTATTCAAGGCTTCCCTTTTAATTCCATACTGGATCTGACAGGTGTCAGTATCCATCCATGTTTTGCCATGCATTTAGCTGTTACGGTCAGGAGCCCTATAATTCTGGGTTACTTAAATCTTTGCTCAAGAAAGCAAATAAGAACACCAATAAAACACCAAAATCCCACCATTCCTTGTTTCtgttgtgtcctgggttgagcagcagcagtcatttttctccttcttaggagctagtgcagtgctgtgttttgatcttttggcctgggaacagtgctgataacgccgatgttttcagttgctgcgcgaatgtttggtctggccaaggactttctgagcctcatgctctgccagggaggaggggaggccgggaggaagcagagacaggacacctgacccaaactagccaaagaggtattccataccacagcatgtcatgcccaggatgtaacggagagttacccggaagggttggggactgcagggttggaggaggtatgggtcagtgcttggctggggggagtggggcgagttattggtcggctggtattgaggtgttgtattctttcctcttgttatttcctttagcactattattattggtggtagcagtagtgatttgtgttataccttagttactaaactgttcttatctcaacccgtgggagttgcattctttttgattcccctctccgtccctccagaagcagggggagggcaagaagggggggagtgagtggacgaggtttgtggttgggtttaaaccatgacatgtTGGTATGAAATGTCCTCTTAGCTTGTAgttagaaataaaagcattcttCTGGATAATAGGAACAAACACAATAACCGATCAAGAGCAATTCATGGCACTTCACAGGAGACATCACACAATGCCTGTAGCTGAGAACTCTCATAAACACATGCATGGATTTTAAGCTGCAATCTAACTGAACGTCATGTGCCCGGGTACTCacatggctggagctgctgtttgaTGTTTTTGTTCTGCAGGATATTCAGAGCCAACGAAGGCGAGAATGTGCTGAACTGgtaggaaagcagagaaaggaaccGCCTCCTAAAATCTGCAGGACAAGATGATAAAATAAACAGCTTCTGTGGACCTCTAGAATAAATAGCCCAGAAGATTCTCTAGTGTTAGCAAAGTCAAAGTTACCTTTCCAGAAGGCAGTAAGCCAAGGCTCCTGTTCAGTGTCCTCTTCGTTCAGTGTCTTCAGCATGATGCACGAATGCTCACCAGTCAGGTCATTCTAACAAAtaatatatagaatcatagaatagttagggttggaaaggaccttaagatatccagttccaaccccctgccatgggcagggacgtctcacactagaccatgtcacccaaggttctgtccaacctggccctgaacactgccagggatggagcattcacaacttctctgggcaccccactccagtgcctcaccaccgtcatagtaaagaacttcttcgttttatctaacctgaacttcccctgtttcagtttgaacccatcaccccttgtcctgtcgctgcagtccctgatgaagagtccctctccagcacccctgATATCGCTAATCATGCTCACGAACCTTTTGCACTCTGTGCTCAACTGATAAAGACAAAAGTCTTCCAAATCCACAACACGTACATCAACTGCTACTGACCACCACTCCTTCATGGAAAACCTATGAACTCCTAGAATTTGGGAAATCCCAGTGCTGAGGGATTTTAGCTTCTTGAGGTAACCATTAGTCACCAGTTTGGGGAATTCCAGATACAGCTcaagaggcagaaaaacaaaagaaaaatacaactaCATGACACAAATTCTCCCCAAAAGTCCTATAACTATTAGTGCTATCTTTCATAAACACCTACAAAAACAAGAGCAGTCTGTTCAAGGGCCACTTGTGTATTTTACCAATAACCACATTATTAACCctcaaaagctgcatttttttaagtgcaAACTACTTAGAAGACCACATTTACAACCCTAAAACTTCACTCCTTTAGTTATCTATAGGCCCGAAGAACAAAAAGGATCACAAATCAACCCCCAGATGTAGCCTCAGGAAACTTTCCTGACCAACTCACTTCTCACAGAAGCTAATGGAAAGCTGCCCAGTGATTTCAATAGGGCTGGATTTCATTCAGAAACAATATGCTACTTACTGGTGTCTGCCTCAGATAAACTGGCACAAATCCAGCACGTTTCCAAAACCTGGGAAAAcggaaaagagaaaacacactgAGAACGACAGAGCTGTTGATCCTACAGTAATACTCGTGGTTAAATGCAATTTATCTACCATGCAAGAACAACTGTTGAAAAGTAAGTGGAAGTCTGTAAGACAGCCTGCCACTAATGAACACAGACAGAAAGTAGTGGCGGCAATCAAACTGCCTGAGGTTCTAACTTAGAAGAGTGAAGAATGATGACTGTGATACCAAATAATGAACAAACTTTCAAAGACTGACAGACATGACACATGAGTTACTGCATTTGACACGATTCCAGGGCCTCCCTTAGAAACAGGAAGACAGATTTAGACCAATAATACCACAGACTCCTAAGGGATACCCTGGGGAGAGGATGAGGATTTACAGTTACTTCAAAGACTGATGATTTTCCCTGGCAACTTCCAGGTTGCAAATAGTCACTTGTGGACCAGGGAGAACCCCAGACTGATCAGCAAAATCCTGCTGGCTTCCCTTTCCATCCTCCTGCATCTCAGTTGTGAACTGCTGCTCCAATTCATTTTGCCTAGGAATAGTATAAGAAGACCTGCTGAGACCAAACATATGGCATCCCAGACAAAAGAAAGAAGCCAGGCCCCAGAGCAACTGTCACTGGCAGCCTACCTCCACAGGCCATGGGATGACTACTCACTCATCAGCTGTGCAGCATGCTGCAGATTTCAGCAGGAAGCCCTGCAGTGTTCCCCAGCCTCTCCCTATCCCACTCTTCATCCTTTTTTACCCATCCCACAAAGCTAACAGTCAAATaactaaaagaaagaagtagTAAACCCCTTTATTCTCACCCTCTGCCCTGAGAGGGATCATTCAAGTAAAGACATCTAAGCCATTTCCTTTATAATTTGCAAAGATTGAGACTATTTCACAAGAACCATTCATTTCTGATGCTCTCCCTCCATAGCTGAATAAGTCACCAACACATTTTGGCATGAACTTTGCAGCCATATTCACTATCACATTTTGGCATATGACAATTTACCATGACATTTTGGCATGAACTTTGCAGCATACTCACCATGGAACAAAGCAGGCTACAGCCCCTGTATCTGAAACACCAGAGCTGTAACATATAATAACTGACTGGGTCAGTCGCAAACTGGCCTCCACTGCTCTTACCACTTCTGAACTCAGTCTCATCTCTACTACAGCACCCTAGGTCCTCTGCAAGTGGGGATATGCCAGCAAGGAGCCAAGGTTTTAGGTGATAAAtaactgctttgtttttaagctAGCAACAGGAAGACTTCTGCATTACTCTGAAACTGTCTCCCAAACTATGTGTGGATTCACAACTTTCCAGCCTATGGCCGAGAAAGTCTCAGGAACCAAGATAGTTTTATAGAATATGGTAATATTAAAAAAGTTTGCAACTATTACAAAATTCtatgtttttatataaaatgaTGTTGGAAAGTGGagctaaaactgaagaaaaattagtAAGTCATTTACTGCTGCAGTAACTCCGATCCTCCATGGtaagaaaagcaagaagtaGCCACGGCTGCTTGTGAAAATCATTTACATTAGCTGGGAAACTAACAACTAACTTTGcagtcagcagcagctcaagCTTCTACAGGTCACAGGAAGTAGTATTTAACTTTTCCCTACTTCTTACAGGTTGCTCTTACTTCTCAGCAAAACTCAGCAATTAAAGCTGGTTACTGTTAAGAAGGGTCACAGAGACAACAAAGAAGTGAATGGGTTTGCCCACAGGAGACTGAGGAAAAGCCACCCTGAAGAATGCGCTTAGGGTCAACCCTACTGTACATTAAGAAAAAGTCTTATAGGAGAAGTGGTTTTAGAAACCAAGTGAAATACATAGAGATAAAAAGAATATCCAGGGTGTAAAATATTCATTCAGAATATAGATATTCAtatactctgctcttgtgagacaccACTTGCaccactgtgtgcagttctggtgtcctcaacataagaaggacatggagctgctggagcaagtccagaggaggccacgacgATAATCAGgagctgaagcacctcctgtacaaagacaggctgagaacactggggctgttcagcctggagaagagaagctgcatggagacctcagagcagcttccagtgtctgaaggggggctacaaggatgctggagaaggtctcttcatcagggatgaGAGTGAGAGGACAAAGGgcgatgggtttaaactgaaacaggggaagttcaggttagatatacgGAAGAAGTTCTTagtgtgaaggtggtgagaataataataatattatatattGTGATAATTTATAGTCATATTTTTGCACTACATAACTAGCAAATAGAATAATGTCTTACTTGAGTAATTTTGGTGTTAGGCCATAAGACACCCCTAGATAGTCCAGGCTTTCAGCTTGTCTCTCGCTCAGTTTGAGAAGTAGAGGAGGCAAGTCTTTCCGAGGTGTCATAACCTCTTCTAATAAACTAACAGTctgaaaaagaaagtggaaatgGGTTAGTAGCAATCTTCACAGAACCTGAAAATGACATCTCTTCTCCTGCataaaaaattagtatttcctCTTTACAGGGAGAAATTATTATCAAGACTTACAATGACAAACAGCTTAGcacaacagaaaatacaggaaatgtaCTGAGCTCCATACCTCACTGCTTACAGTTGCaatttcttttggcttttgaACTGGTTTTTCTTCCAAACATGGGAATTTGCCTTCATAGTACATCTGCAGTAAAGtcagagctctgctgccatAGCCCATCTGTCAAGTAGGAACAATACACTGTAAGCAAACAAAATCAGTGCAGAGATCACTCAGTCACTGCAAAAACACATCTTCTTTGCTACACAGCAGCTCCATGAAGGACGCTACAGAACCTGGATGTCTGAAATCACACCGAGAGCCCAGTTTAGGACTGTGTAATAACTCTTGGTGGTTAACTGGCACTCAGAAACTGCCAAACACGTGTGAACATTTGGTAATCTCACAATAAATGCCACTGGATCTGGATTGTATACTGCTGCTCAGGATGCTGGCACTGGTTTGCTACCTCCCAGGGGAAAGCAATGCCCCAGCCTGCTGGGCATCTGATCACGTCTGTGTGCCTGACCTCATTCTGTTACTGCTGCTGGCTCAGTCCCCAAGTTTAAAATGCTAAAAACAACTGGGTTCCAAAAAACACTTTACCCCCTGATAATCCGGATGAACTGCAATACGAACAACACGGCCACCAGAGAGGCCCCCGAAGTCTGGATCTTGGAACTGCGTAAGAGACAAAAGTCAATTTAAGGAACAGGCATGGGTACTCTGGAAATAATAAACAGCGCTGAAATCTAGCTTGGGTGTGAGCACATAGCCAAGTTGTTCACCTGCTCTGAAATGGTCCAGGGAATAAGATCACCAGAAGCTTTCTTTCCCCTAGAAAGGCTGTTCATGATAGATTGGCGAGAGATCTCTCCCTCCATGCACACCTGCCAGAAAAGGTAAAAGACTGTTAATAAATGTTTTCTCCTACAGTCCCCCACTACAGCAGAATCAAAACTTATAGTTGAGCCCATTGTGAAGTACTGACATTTCACGTGATCCCCTGCTCTGCAACACGATGAGCAAACACGATGAGCACCAACAGGCTCTGCCCCTAAAAGCTGTCTCAAAAAGTCCATCAACAGCAAACGTGAAAGCTCATCCCACcaatatttctctttaaatgtcatgtatttttcatgtaaatggggctttttctttttcttttaataaacagCAGCTCTAACTAGGTGCATCACACAGATGAATAAGAATCTGtgtttttaaggaagaaaggatACAGTCAGATAACAAACAAAGAGTGAAATATTCATACATCTCTAAGCATGTACACCTGAGGAGTTTGCATTTTTGCAGTCCTACTGCAAATAAGAGGAGTGCTAGAAACAAGGGATTAGCAGAGTGAACCAGTGAACCAACTTTCCTTGCAGGAAGTTGAAATGGGAGGACAAAGTCATCTCTTGAAGCAGTTTAGCTCCTCAGAGGACTTCTCAGCCTAAGGTACCAATTACTCCTAGCTAGTACACTCCTGTCATAGTACACTGAGTATAGTGTCTCACAGCAGTGTACTGTACAGTTCACAGATACACTCTGCTCTCTTACCTGAACAACAGCAAGAACTTCTGGTAATGAATTCTGGGTAGGTGGAACAGGTGGCAGAAGGCAAAAAAGATGATGGGCAGGAGCATCAGACAGCATCTGGAGGTCATTGGGTGAGTTCTGGAGGTTAAAGACATACCAGAAATAAAGAATTATTCCATAAGAAGAGCTTTAAAGTCCAATATAGCATCAGTAGCTGGCTCCTCTATTTTCTGAATTTAGGGCTGTTAAGAAACTTGGAACTAGTACAGTACCAATGGATAAGAAGCTCACAGGCCACATCATGGGTGTTAGAACTTCAGGCAGCATCTGTTTTTCTCAAGTGAAACCTCCTGGTTTGACATGTATACAACCAaactttctatttttatatagcTACTTCTCTCTTGAACTGCCAAACCTTAAAGAATTTTAAGTGTCATATGTTTAGTACTCAGTATTTACGCACTTCACCACTCACTAGTGACTTACTAGTCACCCATGGTCCTGAAACCTTGAGATGAACTATTACTCTTTCCAGTAGAACAACGGTGCTATTCTTTTGGTTAACTTGAGGCTACTAGAATACGgtaaagagaactgcaaaagaGGTTCATCACTGATACTGTTCTGACAAGTTTGTAGGCTCATCTAGAACTTAGTCAACAAtttctcaaaacaaaaatattccagACATCTGTAAACCCAGTATATTCAGCCAAAACCAAGGAAGAgatctctccttttttctttatcagaGAAAGAAGAATACAGATCTGTATATAAGAAGCAACTGAAGCTGTTCAGAAACCTCAATCAGGCCAATTCAATTAGACTGTCATAACAAACACTGCTCCCTCCATAACATTCCTAGCTGAAATTTTGATAGAAGTAGCACGAGCTTTACCTTGTAGTGTGAAGCCACATAGAGGGCCATCAATCTCTGTAGAAAAACTTCTGATGCTCTGTGGTAACAAAAAAGTGTGTCTCTATTTACATAATATCTAACCACAAGGGTTAAGGAAACAACCTCCTTTGAAACAAGGCAAAAGCTCCTTGTTAGTTTAGAAGTATTTTCAGTACAGCCTTGGGCTCCATGCTGGCTTGTGCTCTTAGACTCTACAGTTTTATTCACAAGAATGAGTGACTTTGAACAGTATTCATAGCCTTCACATCCTCCCACTGTAAAGCTAATCCTTTTATAACTCCAACAAGGATTTCCCTTCATTTAACCCTTCTTTTGGATCATCTCTGCAGTAAAACTAGTTTGGCAATGTCCTGGTAAGACACACTACCAGTCTTAAAGGGCAGTGGTAAGAACTTAACTCCAGAAGTGTGGTCCTAATAGACTTCTGCCACAAGATCATGTGCTGAGGTTATCACATTAGCTGGAGAGCCCACTATTAATCAGCTTGCAAAAGCCGCCTTCACCTGCAAGCATATTGTGATGAGAGCACAACACTTGAGTAAGGATACAGGTCACAAGCCTCAGGCAGTGGGCAGCCAGAGATGATTCTGGTGATGTTGAGACAGTCCAGGCACAGCAGATCATTCAGCCACTTTTCAACTGGGTCTCCAGGGGCATATCTGATTGACTCGTGGAGGGAGATTTCATGCAACATACGAGCTGCAAAGAGATTTCAGAGAAGAGCATCTAGTGTTGGAAGTTACAGCTAGGAAATAATCCAGTAAGATGTCTTGAAGGGATCCCAGATTAGAACATCATTACTCACACAGCTTTCGTCCCTTAAAAGCCTTTATAGCTGAAAATCATGAGGAAAAAACAGAGGAGAATTCCTTCATTTTCCCATACCATCACCCTCCAGCTGCAAAGTACATGGACACATGGGATACCCACAGGgtttgccagcagcagcactggagatTACAGTCATACACCAGTGCAGACCACAATGGAATACCTGAGGCAAGTTTAGCTGTAGCTGTAGACTTGTTCTCTGCTGTCATGGTGATTTGGGTCTGTGCACTCTGCTGACGGAGCTGCTGAATAAGCTTCAGAGACAGTGATCGACCAGTACCCTCAtacctgaaaagcagaagacaaaagtGTGAAGCAAATAACCAAACAGAAACCCTGAGCATGGGGAAGCTCCAGGACAGAACTAGGCTGCCAT
The Lathamus discolor isolate bLatDis1 chromosome 6, bLatDis1.hap1, whole genome shotgun sequence DNA segment above includes these coding regions:
- the NAT10 gene encoding RNA cytidine acetyltransferase; this encodes MQRRKVDNRIRVLIENGVAERQRALFVVVGDRGKDQVVILHHMLSKATVKARPSVLWCYKKELGFSSHRKKRMRQLQKKIKSGTLNIKEDDPFELFIAATNIRYCYYNETHKILGNTFGMCVLQDFEALTPNLLARTIETVEGGGIVVILLRTMNSLKQLYTMTMDVHSRYRTEAHQDVIGRFNERFILSLASCKNCIVIDDQLNILPISSHIANITPVPPQSQEDSLRPQDMELKELKESLQDTQPVGVLVDGCKTLDQAKAVLKFIEAISEKTLQSTVALTAARGRGKSAALGLAIAGAVAFGYSNIFVTSPSPDNLHTLFEFIFKGFDALQYQEHLDYEIVQSLNPEFNKAVVRVNVFKEHRQTIQYIHPADSVKLGQAELVVIDEAAAIPLPLVKNLLGPYLVFLASTINGYEGTGRSLSLKLIQQLRQQSAQTQITMTAENKSTATAKLASARMLHEISLHESIRYAPGDPVEKWLNDLLCLDCLNITRIISGCPLPEACDLYYVNRDTLFCYHRASEVFLQRLMALYVASHYKNSPNDLQMLSDAPAHHLFCLLPPVPPTQNSLPEVLAVVQVCMEGEISRQSIMNSLSRGKKASGDLIPWTISEQFQDPDFGGLSGGRVVRIAVHPDYQGMGYGSRALTLLQMYYEGKFPCLEEKPVQKPKEIATVSSETVSLLEEVMTPRKDLPPLLLKLSERQAESLDYLGVSYGLTPKLLKFWKRAGFVPVYLRQTPNDLTGEHSCIMLKTLNEEDTEQEPWLTAFWKDFRRRFLSLLSYQFSTFSPSLALNILQNKNIKQQLQPSISRAELESVFIPYDLKRLEMYSCNMVDYHLIMDMVPTIARMFFLNQMGDISLSAAQSALFLGIGLQHKTLDQLEKELELPSSQLMGLFNRIIRKVVQLFNTVQEKAVEEQMAATKDIVMEPTLKSLNDDLEEAAKEFQEKHKQEVEKLREMDLTQYIIRGDDEEWNEVLSKAGQNAALVSLKSEKKRKLETARGPKQRKKLKKTKDLKQKWKK